A single window of Chloracidobacterium thermophilum B DNA harbors:
- a CDS encoding glycosyltransferase has protein sequence MKPVVFCTIAAKNYFACIRTLADSLRAQHPQADVAALVVDRDELPPLAADEVTLQLHGPADFLPETRFRPMAFKYDVTELCTAVKPFYLSHLFRQGYRKVVYLDPDILVLRPLDIVLDALDQSNIVLTPHLVEPLPLDDKIPTEVNILQAGAYNLGFIGLAAGAETERMLAWWSRRLEDFCFNEVSKGLFVDQKWIDLVPGLFDGVQVLRHPGLNVAYWNLRERDITQQDEQFFAKGEPILFFHFSGYDTSHPTVISRHLSRYTLKEYPVVAPLFERYTKLLAANGHARYRRIPYGFATFDNGFPIEPAMRRQYAEALRQGRQFGDPFAAGGRRSFFQEITGIEPVELPMGVNIAGYFRAELGIGEAARGYVRVIQKLGYATSLYDFSDTAPSRKLDTTFGEFSRDNPFGINLICVNADQVEVFASRATEDFFRDRYNIGLWAWELPDFPSEWVPCARRFDEIWTASHFIRASLEKSLETPVYTIPHVVEPGAVTPRSKSYFGLREDEFCFLYSFDFNSTFERKNPLAAVAAFKRAFRPDEPVCLVLKCINEHLAPESFARLTAAVQGSNIRILNGYLSREDKHALTQACDAYISLHRSEGFGLTIAEAMYFGKPVIATGWSGNMDFMTPDNSFPVEVAPVVIRETTHVYRAGNIWAEPNIEHAARLMREVYEHPEAARARGEQAAHDMREYHSIAAIGRVVEARLREIEQCRRAKVIQRTLAARQETAPAAPATPPVASPSAAMLNGHRSGQGWQLALRSQPELARQMLPLPGEAYVEDSKVGTLGRLSKRLLARLFRFYIFHQNKLNVHLQGRVMELTEDVHRLNEALAELRAQLFHLEKH, from the coding sequence ATGAAACCCGTTGTCTTCTGCACCATCGCAGCCAAAAACTACTTTGCCTGCATCCGAACGCTGGCTGATTCCCTCCGGGCGCAGCATCCCCAGGCGGATGTTGCCGCCTTGGTGGTGGACCGCGACGAACTGCCGCCCCTGGCGGCAGATGAGGTGACGCTTCAGCTTCACGGGCCGGCGGACTTTCTGCCGGAAACCCGCTTTCGCCCGATGGCTTTCAAATACGATGTCACTGAGCTGTGCACAGCGGTCAAACCGTTTTACCTCAGCCATCTTTTCAGGCAGGGCTACCGGAAGGTGGTCTATCTTGACCCGGACATTCTCGTGCTGCGGCCGCTGGACATCGTTCTTGACGCGCTTGACCAGTCCAACATCGTCCTGACGCCCCATCTGGTCGAGCCGCTGCCGCTCGACGACAAAATCCCGACTGAAGTCAACATCCTCCAGGCCGGTGCATACAACCTGGGCTTCATCGGACTGGCAGCCGGAGCCGAAACCGAACGGATGCTGGCGTGGTGGAGCCGGCGGCTGGAAGACTTTTGCTTCAACGAAGTCAGCAAAGGGCTGTTTGTCGATCAGAAGTGGATTGATCTTGTGCCGGGGCTGTTTGACGGCGTGCAGGTGCTGCGTCATCCGGGTCTCAACGTGGCGTACTGGAACCTGCGCGAGCGGGACATCACGCAGCAGGACGAACAGTTTTTTGCCAAAGGTGAGCCGATCCTGTTCTTTCACTTCAGCGGCTACGATACGTCCCACCCGACCGTCATCTCCCGGCATCTGTCGCGCTACACGCTGAAAGAGTACCCGGTGGTTGCGCCGCTGTTTGAGCGTTACACGAAGCTGCTGGCAGCCAACGGCCACGCGCGCTACCGCCGGATTCCCTATGGTTTTGCGACGTTTGACAACGGCTTTCCCATCGAGCCGGCCATGCGCCGCCAGTACGCCGAAGCTCTCCGGCAGGGCCGGCAGTTTGGTGATCCTTTTGCAGCGGGTGGGCGGCGTTCCTTCTTTCAGGAAATCACCGGCATTGAGCCGGTTGAGCTGCCGATGGGTGTCAACATTGCCGGTTACTTTCGGGCCGAACTGGGCATCGGCGAGGCGGCGCGGGGGTATGTCCGCGTCATTCAGAAGCTGGGCTATGCCACAAGCCTGTATGACTTTTCCGATACGGCTCCAAGTCGAAAGCTCGATACCACATTTGGTGAGTTTTCACGTGACAACCCCTTTGGCATCAATCTTATATGTGTCAACGCCGACCAGGTCGAGGTGTTTGCCAGCCGGGCGACGGAGGATTTCTTCCGGGACCGGTACAACATCGGTCTGTGGGCGTGGGAACTGCCGGACTTTCCTTCCGAGTGGGTGCCATGTGCGCGCCGCTTTGATGAAATCTGGACGGCCAGCCACTTCATCCGCGCCAGCCTGGAAAAAAGCCTTGAAACGCCGGTGTACACCATTCCCCACGTGGTCGAGCCGGGGGCAGTGACGCCGCGCAGCAAGTCGTATTTCGGGCTGCGTGAGGATGAGTTTTGTTTCCTCTACTCTTTTGACTTCAACAGCACGTTCGAGCGGAAAAACCCACTGGCGGCAGTGGCAGCCTTCAAGCGCGCCTTTCGCCCCGACGAGCCAGTGTGCCTCGTGCTCAAGTGCATCAACGAGCACCTGGCGCCGGAGTCTTTTGCCCGGCTCACGGCGGCCGTCCAGGGAAGCAACATCCGTATTCTGAATGGCTATCTCTCGCGGGAAGACAAGCATGCGCTGACGCAGGCCTGTGATGCCTACATTTCGCTGCACCGCTCGGAAGGCTTCGGGCTGACGATTGCCGAAGCGATGTATTTTGGGAAGCCGGTCATTGCTACAGGCTGGTCGGGCAACATGGACTTCATGACACCGGACAACAGCTTTCCGGTCGAAGTCGCGCCGGTGGTCATTCGTGAAACCACGCACGTCTATCGCGCTGGGAACATCTGGGCGGAGCCGAACATCGAGCATGCGGCGCGGCTGATGCGGGAAGTCTATGAGCACCCGGAAGCGGCCCGCGCGCGCGGTGAGCAGGCGGCACATGACATGCGGGAATACCATTCGATAGCCGCCATCGGCCGTGTGGTGGAAGCCCGGCTGCGTGAGATTGAGCAGTGCCGCCGGGCGAAAGTCATCCAGCGCACCCTGGCCGCACGCCAGGAGACAGCGCCAGCCGCACCGGCTACCCCGCCGGTTGCCAGCCCATCGGCGGCCATGCTCAATGGCCATCGATCAGGTCAGGGGTGGCAACTGGCACTGCGCTCGCAGCCCGAACTGGCGCGGCAGATGTTGCCGCTGCCCGGTGAGGCATACGTGGAAGATTCCAAAGTGGGCACGCTGGGGCGTCTCTCAAAGCGCCTGCTGGCGCGACTGTTCCGGTTCTACATCTTCCACCAGAACAAGCTCAATGTGCACCTTCAGGGACGGGTGATGGAGTTGACGGAGGATGTCCACCGTCTGAACGAAGCCCTGGCGGAGTTGCGCGCCCAACTCTTTCACCTGGAAAAGCACTGA
- a CDS encoding hybrid sensor histidine kinase/response regulator, whose translation MSHPTNDSVAPELFAAVFQSLDIPIVVVDYATRRVVAVNQAFTNESGYTAEQLIGRETRELSLFPSEAARDQLYAKLAEQKQLTTTVVRQAPDGNVAELTLCLSLAEVGGRRYMVIYTKFMNTLLDETHQVEQRLRDVLAVVPGVIYQYRYDAAGKGRFTYLSNKTEALWGITAKDIVMHEGCFWEHVPYEHRREARDSFAAAAANRSPWEWKFPLRHVRTGEEHWFYCIAFPKMLPDGGTLWTGFVSDITQLHRLQEAQQAAQTLLQEERLQKNKLESLGTLAGGIAHDVNNLLAVLTGNLGLIKRDTSLGEESQRRLESIERATERAKLLAKQLLTFAKGGDPVLENVSPEVFVVEPMQCILEGRGVDVTFHLATPLWRVRADVGQLSQVFQNLATNAADAMPEGGQVRVHLQNRTLAGQDVPGLAAGDYVHISVTDTGSGIAPEHLSRVFDPYFTTKAEGYGLGLAIVYSVISKHGGHISVTSTLGVGTRFDIYLPARKTMEVTLESAALTGDEADRIANRRLLVMDDDELVREMLGTALETFGYSVVACRAGEEAIERYQAALATGCPFLGVILDLHINRGMGGRETLERLRQLDPQVTAIVCSGYHDDSIMANYRAYGFAAKLPKPFDIDALGAILSRLFPDSPKP comes from the coding sequence ATGAGTCACCCCACAAACGATTCTGTCGCGCCAGAGCTGTTTGCCGCGGTCTTTCAAAGTCTTGACATCCCCATCGTTGTTGTGGACTACGCCACCCGCCGCGTTGTCGCCGTCAACCAGGCCTTTACCAACGAATCCGGCTACACTGCTGAACAACTCATCGGGCGGGAAACCAGGGAGCTTTCCCTGTTTCCTTCGGAAGCGGCCCGCGACCAACTCTACGCAAAACTGGCCGAGCAGAAGCAACTGACCACAACCGTGGTGAGGCAGGCCCCGGATGGCAATGTGGCTGAACTGACCCTGTGCCTGTCGCTGGCCGAGGTTGGCGGCCGGCGCTACATGGTCATTTACACCAAGTTCATGAACACCCTGCTGGACGAGACGCATCAGGTGGAGCAGCGCCTGCGGGATGTCCTGGCGGTGGTGCCGGGCGTGATTTACCAGTACCGCTACGATGCTGCCGGGAAAGGACGCTTTACCTACCTGAGCAACAAGACGGAAGCCCTGTGGGGGATCACAGCCAAGGACATCGTGATGCATGAAGGCTGTTTCTGGGAGCACGTGCCGTACGAACATCGGCGCGAGGCCCGGGACAGCTTCGCAGCGGCAGCCGCCAACCGCAGCCCGTGGGAGTGGAAGTTTCCGCTCCGCCACGTGCGCACGGGTGAAGAACACTGGTTTTACTGCATTGCTTTTCCGAAGATGCTGCCTGACGGCGGTACGCTGTGGACGGGTTTTGTTTCTGACATCACCCAACTGCACCGCCTGCAGGAAGCGCAGCAGGCTGCCCAGACGCTGCTCCAGGAAGAGCGCCTCCAGAAAAACAAACTGGAGTCACTGGGGACGCTGGCCGGCGGCATTGCCCACGATGTCAACAACCTGCTGGCCGTGCTCACCGGCAATCTGGGACTCATCAAACGGGATACGTCCCTGGGAGAGGAGAGCCAGCGCCGGCTGGAATCCATCGAGCGCGCTACGGAACGCGCCAAATTGCTTGCCAAACAGCTTCTGACCTTTGCCAAGGGCGGCGACCCGGTTCTGGAAAATGTCTCGCCGGAAGTGTTCGTCGTCGAACCCATGCAGTGTATCTTGGAAGGCCGCGGCGTGGATGTCACCTTCCATCTCGCTACACCCCTGTGGCGTGTGCGGGCGGATGTCGGCCAACTGAGTCAGGTGTTTCAGAACCTGGCCACCAATGCGGCGGATGCCATGCCGGAGGGCGGGCAGGTGCGGGTGCATCTTCAGAACCGCACTCTGGCGGGACAGGATGTGCCGGGCCTGGCGGCGGGTGATTATGTACACATCAGCGTCACCGACACCGGCTCCGGGATTGCACCGGAACATCTGTCACGGGTTTTTGATCCCTACTTTACGACCAAAGCCGAGGGCTATGGTCTGGGGCTGGCGATTGTCTATAGCGTGATTTCCAAACACGGCGGCCACATTTCCGTGACTTCAACCTTGGGCGTCGGGACGCGCTTCGATATCTATCTGCCGGCCAGGAAGACCATGGAAGTCACGCTTGAATCGGCGGCGCTGACCGGGGATGAAGCTGACCGGATTGCCAACCGCCGCCTGCTGGTGATGGATGACGATGAGTTGGTTCGGGAAATGCTCGGCACGGCGCTGGAAACCTTTGGCTATAGTGTGGTGGCCTGTCGGGCAGGTGAGGAAGCCATTGAACGCTACCAGGCTGCTCTGGCGACTGGTTGCCCGTTTCTGGGGGTGATTCTCGACCTGCACATCAACCGTGGAATGGGAGGGCGGGAAACGCTGGAGCGGTTGCGGCAGCTTGATCCGCAGGTGACGGCCATTGTCTGTAGTGGCTATCACGACGACAGCATCATGGCGAACTACCGGGCCTATGGCTTCGCGGCCAAGTTGCCCAAGCCATTCGACATAGATGCCCTAGGCGCCATTCTCAGCCGGCTGTTTCCTGATTCACCCAAACCATGA
- a CDS encoding glycosyltransferase family 2 protein: MKSLLDYYRRHPHRIRQAVQTARRLWQTEGAGGVWRHIQMRLAEEAHTAPPRCPYHRWVARYDRLTDVDRRRIRERLARLTHRPLFSILMPVCDPEPRWLQAALDSVTRQLYPHWQLCIADDASTRPEVHRCLAEAARADDRVRVVYRPTRGHIAAASNSALELATGDFITFLDHDDVLAEHALACLAVALDEQPETDVIYTDEDQIDMRGQRFAPHFKPGWSPELLRGCHYLSHLTVYRATKVREVGGFRPGLDGAQDYDLCLRITAQTEPARIRHLPHVLYHWRVTAGSTAGRHEAKPYAMAAGERALAEHLAQVAPGAEVTRTPTGRYRIRYPLPAPLPRVSILMGTRDQAELTRTALDGVLNATDYANLEVVLVDNGSREAETLALFETLRHDARVRIVRYDAPFNFSAINNLAARHATGDVLVLLNNDVQVIHADWLREMVSHVVRPEVGIVGARLLYPDDTIQHVGVVLGIRGVAGHVHQGEPRTARSIPSNVQRLWNEVVREVSAVTAACLAIRRTVFEAVGGLDAEHLPVAFNDVDLCLRVQEQGYRVLVTPHAELYHLESASRGSDQRPERRAAFQRECEYMLARWGARLADDPYYNPNLTLERLDASPARPRRPYFFRESS; the protein is encoded by the coding sequence GTGAAGTCACTGCTCGATTACTACCGTCGCCATCCTCATCGGATTCGGCAGGCTGTGCAGACGGCACGCCGCCTCTGGCAGACCGAAGGCGCAGGGGGCGTGTGGCGGCACATCCAGATGCGCCTTGCCGAAGAAGCACACACTGCGCCGCCGCGTTGCCCGTACCACAGGTGGGTGGCGCGCTACGACCGCCTGACCGATGTTGACCGACGGCGCATCCGGGAACGTCTTGCCCGGCTGACCCATCGCCCGCTGTTTTCAATCCTCATGCCGGTGTGTGATCCTGAACCGCGATGGTTGCAGGCCGCGCTGGATTCCGTCACCCGTCAACTGTATCCGCACTGGCAGCTTTGCATTGCCGATGACGCCTCGACCCGCCCTGAAGTACACCGGTGTCTGGCCGAAGCGGCCCGGGCGGATGACCGCGTACGTGTCGTCTATCGTCCAACGCGCGGCCACATTGCCGCCGCTTCCAACAGCGCCCTGGAACTCGCTACCGGCGATTTCATCACCTTTCTCGACCACGACGACGTACTGGCCGAGCACGCGCTGGCCTGCCTGGCCGTGGCCCTTGATGAACAGCCTGAAACCGATGTGATCTACACGGATGAAGACCAGATCGACATGCGGGGGCAGCGCTTTGCCCCACACTTCAAGCCCGGCTGGAGTCCAGAGCTGTTACGCGGCTGCCACTACCTTTCCCATCTGACTGTCTATCGTGCAACGAAAGTGCGCGAAGTCGGCGGCTTTCGACCGGGCCTGGACGGCGCGCAGGATTATGACCTGTGTCTGCGCATCACGGCGCAGACCGAGCCGGCGCGGATTCGGCATCTGCCGCACGTGCTCTACCACTGGCGGGTGACGGCCGGTTCCACGGCCGGGCGGCACGAAGCCAAACCTTACGCCATGGCGGCCGGAGAGCGGGCGCTGGCCGAACATCTCGCCCAGGTCGCGCCGGGGGCGGAAGTGACCCGGACGCCGACCGGACGCTATCGGATACGTTATCCGTTACCAGCACCACTGCCGCGTGTCAGCATTCTGATGGGCACGCGCGACCAGGCGGAACTGACCCGTACGGCACTTGACGGAGTGCTGAACGCTACGGATTACGCGAATCTCGAAGTCGTCCTTGTGGACAACGGCAGCCGCGAAGCTGAAACACTGGCGCTGTTTGAAACGCTGCGGCATGACGCGCGGGTACGCATCGTGCGCTATGACGCGCCGTTCAACTTTTCGGCCATCAACAACCTGGCCGCGCGTCATGCCACTGGAGACGTACTCGTGCTGCTCAACAACGATGTGCAGGTCATCCACGCGGACTGGCTGCGGGAAATGGTCTCGCACGTCGTGCGCCCGGAGGTTGGCATCGTCGGTGCGAGGTTGCTGTACCCGGACGACACGATTCAGCACGTGGGCGTCGTGCTGGGAATTCGCGGCGTGGCCGGACACGTTCACCAGGGCGAGCCACGGACGGCACGCAGCATCCCTTCCAATGTCCAACGGCTGTGGAATGAGGTTGTACGGGAAGTTTCAGCAGTGACGGCTGCCTGTCTGGCCATCCGCCGGACGGTGTTTGAAGCCGTTGGCGGCCTCGATGCCGAACACCTGCCGGTAGCCTTCAACGACGTGGATTTGTGCCTGCGGGTGCAGGAACAGGGCTACCGCGTGCTGGTGACGCCGCATGCCGAACTCTACCATCTGGAATCGGCCTCGCGTGGTTCCGACCAGCGCCCGGAGCGGCGCGCCGCCTTTCAACGGGAGTGCGAGTACATGCTGGCGCGGTGGGGGGCGCGGCTGGCCGATGACCCGTACTACAATCCAAACCTGACCCTGGAACGTCTGGACGCCTCACCCGCCCGTCCACGCCGACCCTATTTCTTTCGGGAGTCATCCTAG
- a CDS encoding HAD family hydrolase, whose amino-acid sequence MPLRAVVFDYGKVLCQPQPPAVREALATRLGAPREAFEAAYARFRPEYDRGTLDDVAYWQAVAQACGRTLDAKTAQWLADVDARGWSYPNLPLVNWAGQVRQAGFQTAILSNMQRSLRQRLAELCPWLPEVDAAVFSSDIGFVKPEPEIYCQVVELLAVAPQEALFIDDVEANVAGARQVGLSALRFTDVPTLRQALTAFPELPPIL is encoded by the coding sequence ATGCCGCTCCGGGCGGTGGTGTTCGATTACGGCAAGGTGCTTTGTCAGCCGCAGCCGCCGGCCGTTCGGGAAGCTCTGGCGACGCGGTTGGGTGCGCCACGGGAAGCCTTTGAAGCTGCCTATGCGCGGTTTCGGCCCGAATATGATCGCGGCACGCTTGATGATGTGGCCTACTGGCAGGCCGTAGCACAGGCTTGCGGACGGACGCTCGATGCCAAGACGGCGCAGTGGCTGGCCGATGTTGACGCGCGTGGCTGGTCATATCCCAACCTGCCGCTTGTGAACTGGGCCGGGCAGGTGCGGCAGGCTGGCTTCCAGACAGCGATTCTCTCCAACATGCAGCGCAGTTTGCGGCAACGGCTGGCCGAGTTGTGTCCCTGGCTGCCGGAAGTGGATGCTGCGGTTTTTTCAAGCGACATTGGCTTCGTCAAGCCGGAGCCGGAAATCTACTGCCAGGTGGTGGAACTGTTGGCCGTTGCGCCGCAGGAGGCGCTGTTCATTGACGACGTGGAAGCGAATGTTGCTGGGGCGCGGCAGGTGGGACTGTCTGCGTTGCGGTTCACCGATGTTCCAACGCTGCGGCAGGCGTTGACCGCGTTTCCCGAACTACCGCCAATCCTGTGA